In Mucilaginibacter boryungensis, a single window of DNA contains:
- the thrC gene encoding threonine synthase — MKLYSTNDLSSRVNFKEAVFNSMPQDKGLYMPVEISPLPQDFIDHLDKYTLPEIAYTVAKHMLQGAIPDGDLQALINDAINFDAPVVELEEDVYVLELFHGPSLAFKDFGARFMSRVMAYFLEAGEKQLDVLVATSGDTGGAVALGFLGVPNTRVTILYPKGKVSGMQEQQLTTNGQNIRALEVDGTFDDCQALVKQAFTDTELNEKFRLTSANSINIARLIPQTFYYFNAYAQLLRQGKNKVVFAVPSGNFGNIGAGLLAWKMGLPVQQFIAATNANDTVPEFLKTGVYQPKPTVATLSNAMDVSSPSNWVRIADLFKNDTEALKKLITGYSFNDEDTVKAIVKIFGAYKYVACPHTAIAWLALTDYMEKQDNGATGVFLSTAHPCKFPDVFPKQISKAVEIPEQVKNLSAKPKQATALKADFNEFKIYLLNN, encoded by the coding sequence ATGAAACTATACAGCACTAACGATCTATCATCAAGAGTAAACTTCAAAGAAGCTGTTTTTAACAGCATGCCCCAGGATAAAGGGCTTTACATGCCGGTAGAAATATCGCCGCTACCACAGGACTTTATCGATCACCTGGATAAATACACTTTACCCGAGATTGCTTACACGGTGGCTAAACATATGCTACAGGGTGCTATTCCTGACGGTGACTTGCAAGCGCTGATAAACGATGCGATAAACTTTGACGCACCGGTAGTTGAACTGGAAGAAGATGTATATGTGCTGGAGTTATTCCATGGACCTTCACTAGCTTTTAAAGATTTTGGCGCGCGGTTTATGAGTCGGGTGATGGCATATTTTTTAGAAGCCGGTGAAAAGCAGCTGGACGTTTTGGTTGCCACATCAGGCGATACGGGCGGTGCGGTAGCCTTAGGGTTTTTAGGGGTGCCCAATACCCGGGTTACTATCCTGTACCCCAAAGGCAAAGTAAGCGGTATGCAGGAACAGCAATTGACCACTAACGGACAAAATATCCGTGCACTGGAAGTTGACGGCACTTTTGATGATTGCCAGGCCCTGGTGAAACAGGCATTTACAGATACGGAGCTGAATGAGAAATTCAGGTTAACATCTGCCAACTCTATCAATATAGCACGGCTTATCCCGCAGACCTTTTATTATTTTAACGCTTATGCGCAGCTATTGCGCCAGGGTAAAAACAAAGTGGTATTTGCTGTGCCAAGTGGCAACTTTGGTAATATTGGGGCAGGTTTACTGGCCTGGAAAATGGGCTTGCCTGTACAACAGTTTATTGCGGCCACAAACGCAAACGATACCGTGCCCGAATTTTTAAAGACAGGGGTATATCAGCCCAAACCAACCGTAGCTACCTTAAGCAACGCCATGGATGTAAGCAGCCCCAGCAACTGGGTGCGCATTGCCGACCTGTTTAAAAATGATACCGAGGCATTAAAAAAACTCATCACCGGCTATAGTTTTAACGACGAGGATACCGTGAAAGCCATTGTAAAAATATTTGGCGCGTATAAATATGTGGCCTGTCCGCATACCGCTATTGCCTGGCTGGCGCTTACTGACTATATGGAAAAACAGGACAATGGCGCCACTGGCGTATTCCTCTCTACCGCGCACCCTTGCAAGTTCCCCGATGTATTTCCGAAGCAAATTAGCAAAGCGGTTGAGATACCTGAGCAGGTAAAAAACTTGTCTGCAAAACCCAAACAGGCAACGGCCCTAAAAGCTGATTTTAACGAGTTTAAAATCTACCTGTTAAATAACTAA